One window of Nocardia nova SH22a genomic DNA carries:
- a CDS encoding AMP-binding protein — translation MKFDTRALTGPARRLMATAQNGLEVIRFGGLAHDVESSPYEVTERKRMYRLRHYFPDDPAPGRPVALLVPPLMVNADIYDVNAEGGAVGILHRAGIDCWVLDFGSPATEEGGWQRDLADHILALSSAIDTVNELTGHAVHLMGYSQGGMFAYQTTAFRYGKGVQSIVTFGSPVDIVAGLPFGLPYGLVSEVADFVADHVLNRLPITDSMVRVGFQMLDPVKTAKARIDFLRQLHDREALLPKERQRRFLERDGWVGYSGPAAADLLKQFVAHNRMMSGGFVIRDQPVSLAELKCPILAFVGEVDDIGQPAAVRGIVRAAPNAEVYEASVVAGHFGLVAGSTATNQTWPLVRDWVNWQDGNAALPEQIAPMREHVATDRQTTAATRVVHTAASLAEAGAGIGAALGGLAGNALRGSRELTGEAARALPRLTRLGMIQPHTRISLGRLLAEQQRNAPLRDLFLFDDRVHSHAAVGARIDNVVRGLVSVGVRPATRVGVLMETRPSALAAVAALSRIGAVAVLLAPGSEVGRAVESTGATAIVADPENLRDATATGVRVFVLGGGDARALEIPDGADVVDLEQIDPAAVTLPAWFRPDPGLARELAFILVTGTGDKLDLKFITNHRWAVSAFGTASAADLDRRDTVYCLAPLHHSSGLLVSLGGAVAGGSRIALARSLDPPSFAEEVHRYGVTVVTYTWTMLRDILDADTFAAGHPHPIRLFIGSGMPAGLWRRTTERFAPARVLEFYASIEGDVVLANVHGVKIGCKGRPLPGTARVELISYDPVTEQILTDTRGFARRAADNEVGLLIGRAGDSVDLSRGGLRGVFAAGDAWMPTENLFRRDGDGDYWLMDRRDTVIRTPRGPVYTQPIVDALNDIAAVDMEVAFGHRTPEGTLAVAVVSVRADHRLEPADITEGLRALDPAQRPDLVHVVDEIARSSSFRPSTHAVRARLRDEPPRQTWRYDRATDSYEPMS, via the coding sequence TTGAAATTCGATACGAGAGCCCTCACCGGGCCCGCGCGGCGGTTGATGGCGACCGCGCAGAACGGCCTGGAGGTCATCCGGTTCGGCGGTCTGGCCCACGATGTGGAGTCCTCGCCCTACGAGGTCACCGAACGCAAGCGCATGTACCGGCTGCGGCACTACTTCCCGGACGATCCCGCGCCCGGCCGCCCGGTGGCCCTGCTGGTGCCGCCGCTGATGGTCAATGCCGACATCTACGACGTCAATGCCGAGGGCGGTGCGGTCGGCATCCTGCACCGCGCCGGAATCGATTGCTGGGTCCTGGATTTCGGATCCCCGGCCACCGAGGAGGGCGGGTGGCAGCGTGATCTGGCCGATCACATCCTGGCCCTGTCGAGCGCGATCGACACCGTCAACGAACTGACCGGCCACGCGGTCCACCTGATGGGCTACTCACAGGGCGGCATGTTCGCCTATCAGACCACCGCCTTCCGCTACGGCAAGGGCGTGCAGAGCATCGTCACCTTCGGCAGTCCGGTCGACATCGTGGCGGGGCTGCCGTTCGGGCTGCCCTACGGACTGGTGTCGGAGGTCGCCGACTTCGTCGCCGATCACGTCCTCAACCGCCTGCCGATCACCGACTCCATGGTGCGGGTCGGTTTCCAGATGCTCGATCCGGTGAAGACGGCCAAGGCGCGCATCGACTTCCTGCGCCAGCTGCACGACCGGGAGGCGTTGCTGCCCAAGGAACGTCAGCGCCGGTTCCTCGAACGCGACGGCTGGGTGGGCTATTCCGGCCCGGCCGCCGCCGATCTGCTCAAGCAGTTCGTCGCGCACAACCGGATGATGTCCGGCGGCTTCGTCATTCGCGATCAGCCGGTGTCGCTGGCCGAACTCAAATGCCCGATTCTCGCGTTCGTCGGCGAGGTCGACGATATCGGCCAGCCCGCGGCGGTGCGCGGTATCGTGCGTGCCGCCCCCAATGCCGAGGTCTACGAGGCATCCGTGGTGGCCGGGCATTTCGGCCTGGTGGCCGGAAGTACGGCGACGAATCAGACCTGGCCCCTGGTCCGGGACTGGGTGAACTGGCAGGACGGCAACGCGGCGCTGCCGGAACAGATCGCCCCCATGCGCGAACATGTCGCCACCGACCGGCAGACCACCGCGGCCACCCGGGTCGTGCACACCGCGGCCTCCCTCGCCGAGGCCGGCGCCGGAATCGGCGCCGCACTGGGCGGGCTGGCCGGTAACGCGCTGCGCGGATCGAGGGAGCTCACCGGCGAGGCCGCGCGTGCGCTGCCCCGGCTGACCCGGCTCGGCATGATCCAGCCGCACACCCGGATCTCACTGGGCCGCCTGCTAGCCGAACAGCAGCGCAACGCGCCGCTGCGGGATCTGTTCCTGTTCGACGACCGGGTGCATTCGCACGCCGCGGTCGGCGCCCGGATCGACAATGTGGTGCGCGGGCTGGTCTCGGTCGGCGTCCGCCCGGCCACCCGGGTCGGGGTGCTCATGGAGACCCGGCCCAGCGCGCTGGCCGCGGTGGCCGCACTGTCGCGGATCGGCGCCGTCGCCGTGCTGCTGGCCCCCGGCAGCGAAGTGGGCCGCGCGGTCGAATCGACCGGCGCGACAGCGATTGTCGCCGATCCGGAGAATCTGCGCGACGCCACCGCGACCGGGGTGCGGGTCTTCGTCCTGGGCGGTGGTGACGCGCGAGCGCTCGAGATCCCGGACGGGGCGGACGTGGTCGATCTGGAACAGATCGATCCGGCGGCCGTCACCCTGCCCGCCTGGTTCCGGCCCGACCCCGGGCTGGCACGGGAGCTGGCGTTCATCCTGGTCACCGGCACCGGGGACAAGCTCGATCTGAAGTTCATCACCAATCACCGCTGGGCGGTCTCGGCGTTCGGCACCGCGTCGGCGGCCGATCTGGACCGTCGCGACACGGTGTACTGCCTTGCGCCACTGCACCATTCGTCCGGTCTGCTGGTGAGCCTGGGCGGCGCGGTGGCCGGTGGCAGCCGGATCGCGCTGGCCCGCTCGCTGGACCCGCCGAGTTTCGCCGAGGAGGTGCACCGCTACGGGGTCACCGTCGTCACCTACACCTGGACGATGTTGCGCGACATCCTCGACGCGGATACCTTCGCCGCCGGACATCCGCATCCGATCCGGCTGTTCATCGGCTCCGGTATGCCCGCCGGACTGTGGCGGCGCACCACCGAACGGTTCGCCCCGGCCCGGGTCCTCGAGTTCTACGCCTCCATCGAGGGCGATGTGGTGCTGGCCAATGTGCACGGTGTGAAGATCGGCTGCAAGGGCCGTCCGCTTCCGGGCACCGCGCGGGTCGAACTGATCTCCTACGATCCGGTCACCGAGCAGATCCTCACCGACACCAGGGGTTTCGCGCGCCGCGCCGCCGACAACGAGGTGGGCCTGCTGATCGGGCGGGCCGGTGACTCCGTCGATCTGTCCCGCGGCGGCCTGCGCGGGGTCTTCGCCGCGGGCGACGCCTGGATGCCCACGGAGAATCTGTTCCGCCGAGACGGCGACGGCGACTACTGGCTGATGGACCGCCGCGACACCGTCATCCGGACGCCGCGCGGCCCGGTCTACACCCAGCCGATCGTGGACGCGCTCAACGATATCGCCGCCGTCGACATGGAGGTCGCCTTCGGCCACCGCACACCCGAGGGCACCCTCGCGGTCGCCGTGGTGAGTGTGCGCGCGGACCATCGGCTCGAACCCGCCGACATCACCGAGGGACTGCGGGCGCTGGATCCGGCGCAGCGGCCCGACCTCGTGCACGTCGTCGACGAGATCGCGCGCAGCTCCAGCTTCCGGCCCTCCACCCACGCGGTGCGGGCCCGGTTGCGCGACGAGCCGCCCCGGCAGACCTGGCGCTACGACCGCGCGACCGACAGCTACGAACCGATGAGCTGA
- the rffA gene encoding dTDP-4-amino-4,6-dideoxygalactose transaminase, whose translation MSTDHILFSRPYRAAAELPNVAAVLASDHSHGDGPFTAAATAKLRAITGAPHTLLTTSCTHALEMAGLLLELGPDDEVIVPSFAFTSTATSVAMRGATCVFADIDERGNLDPESVADAVTDRTKAIVVIHYGGVGADMDRLLAVADAHGLAIVEDTAHGLGGRWRGRSLGTIGTVGALSFHDTKNVHCGEGGAILLTDDILMGRAEIIREKGTDRARFLRGAVDKYSWQDIGSSYLPSDLNAAVLDAQLAEFDLIQAGRHRVWDAYAAALPDWAARNDVRLMRVPADREHTAHLYYLRTPTEDRRDALIGYLRAHGISAPFHYVPLHSSPAGLKLGRTTVSCRYTEEFSATLLRLPLWPDLSDAQVARVIETVTSFTV comes from the coding sequence GTGAGCACTGACCACATCCTCTTCAGCCGCCCGTATCGCGCCGCCGCCGAACTGCCGAATGTTGCCGCGGTCCTGGCCTCCGATCACAGCCACGGCGACGGACCCTTCACGGCCGCGGCGACCGCGAAGCTGCGCGCGATCACCGGCGCCCCGCACACCCTGCTGACCACCTCCTGCACGCACGCGCTCGAGATGGCCGGGCTGCTGCTGGAACTCGGTCCCGACGACGAGGTGATCGTCCCCAGTTTCGCCTTCACCTCGACCGCCACGTCGGTCGCGATGCGCGGGGCCACTTGCGTTTTCGCCGATATCGACGAACGCGGCAATCTGGACCCCGAGTCGGTGGCCGACGCGGTCACCGATCGCACCAAGGCGATCGTGGTCATCCACTACGGCGGGGTCGGCGCCGATATGGACCGGCTGCTGGCGGTCGCGGACGCGCACGGGCTGGCCATCGTCGAGGACACCGCGCACGGGCTCGGCGGGCGCTGGCGGGGGCGGTCGCTGGGCACGATCGGCACGGTCGGCGCGCTGAGCTTCCACGACACCAAGAACGTGCACTGCGGCGAGGGCGGGGCGATCCTGCTCACCGACGACATTCTCATGGGCCGCGCGGAGATCATCCGCGAGAAGGGCACCGATCGGGCGCGGTTCCTGCGCGGCGCGGTGGACAAGTACTCCTGGCAGGACATCGGATCCAGTTATCTTCCCAGTGATTTGAATGCCGCGGTGCTCGATGCGCAGCTGGCCGAATTCGATCTCATCCAGGCCGGGCGGCACCGGGTGTGGGACGCCTACGCCGCGGCACTGCCGGACTGGGCGGCGCGCAACGATGTGCGGCTGATGCGGGTGCCCGCCGACCGTGAGCACACCGCGCACCTGTACTACCTGCGCACGCCGACCGAGGACCGCCGCGACGCGCTGATCGGATATCTGCGCGCACACGGGATCTCGGCGCCGTTCCACTACGTCCCGCTGCATTCCAGCCCGGCCGGGCTCAAACTCGGCCGGACCACGGTCTCCTGCCGGTACACCGAGGAGTTCTCCGCGACCCTGCTGCGACTGCCGTTGTGGCCGGATCTCAGCGATGCGCAGGTGGCGCGGGTGATCGAGACGGTCACCTCCTTCACGGTGTGA
- a CDS encoding glycosyltransferase → MHSVSVVVPVYRGEQTIAGLVAELHALTETSISPAGNGFAVSEIVLVHDHGPDRSDVVLERLAAEYERVRVIWLSRNFGQDAATIAGMAAARGEWIVTMDEDGQHDPGFIGAFLDTALEQRADLVYSKPTNTRPHGLLRNITSRGAKVVLATVFAFPDSTRFESYRLIRGDIGRQLAEVASNGVYLDVALTWVVGNAAQAPVVLRAEGREESGYNYRRLFSLFWKMVLCSGTRGLRLVSLLGVTLAAGGAVMAAVVIGEAVFGGGHDPEGWASIIVVLLLVSGAILFSLGLIAEYLGVALHVLVGKPLYLTVDSPTPRPVRTGAVSTTAAIGGSNPGEH, encoded by the coding sequence GTGCATTCGGTATCGGTGGTGGTGCCGGTGTATCGCGGTGAGCAGACCATCGCCGGACTGGTCGCCGAACTCCACGCCCTCACCGAGACCTCGATCAGCCCGGCGGGCAACGGTTTCGCGGTCTCGGAGATCGTCCTCGTGCACGATCACGGACCGGACCGATCCGATGTGGTGCTGGAACGGCTGGCCGCCGAGTACGAGCGGGTACGCGTCATCTGGCTGAGCCGCAACTTCGGCCAGGACGCCGCCACCATCGCCGGCATGGCCGCCGCGCGCGGTGAGTGGATCGTCACGATGGACGAGGACGGGCAGCACGATCCGGGATTCATCGGCGCCTTCCTCGACACCGCCCTCGAGCAGCGCGCCGATCTGGTCTACTCCAAACCCACCAACACCCGCCCGCACGGCCTGTTGCGCAACATCACCTCGCGCGGCGCCAAGGTCGTGCTGGCGACGGTGTTCGCCTTTCCCGATTCCACCCGATTCGAGAGTTATCGCCTGATCCGCGGCGACATCGGCCGTCAGCTCGCCGAGGTCGCCTCCAACGGCGTGTATCTCGATGTGGCGCTGACATGGGTGGTCGGCAATGCCGCGCAGGCGCCGGTGGTGCTGCGCGCCGAGGGCCGCGAGGAGTCCGGTTACAACTACCGGCGGCTGTTCTCGCTGTTCTGGAAGATGGTGCTGTGCAGTGGAACTCGCGGCCTGCGGCTGGTGAGCCTGCTGGGGGTGACGCTGGCGGCGGGTGGTGCGGTGATGGCCGCCGTGGTGATCGGCGAGGCGGTGTTCGGCGGCGGGCACGATCCCGAGGGCTGGGCGTCGATCATCGTCGTGCTGCTGCTGGTGTCGGGCGCGATCCTGTTCTCGCTGGGCCTCATCGCCGAATATCTGGGTGTGGCCTTGCACGTCCTGGTGGGCAAACCCCTCTATTTGACGGTAGATTCGCCGACACCGCGTCCGGTGCGCACCGGCGCGGTGTCGACCACGGCCGCAATCGGGGGAAGCAATCCGGGTGAGCACTGA
- a CDS encoding membrane protein, translating into MIVGYVAVLLANARHFYTDDTESQYTGLWLMMGRHLRDGHLPLMAPEQWMTGNYTMEEAGLFNPPQLLIDLIAPSIDNLALLATVVKLVFAIIAALGVYRICLVYGSRASWAAVAGIAFPLSGWFLFFDEASWVTSLTGIAWMLHAWASAVRYARGPAGDRSRYGAGAFGCGPIPLFVFLYLAISVEYVFPAVEAVLMLAAVAVGELVVLRAWRPVVRLAVVAGAAGLAGLMTYLPAMLSATVSWRGNSQINNDRFLTVPWSESLNASLPSAMPAFTSWWGYVQPLPVTYIAWFLIPALAFVDWDRARRAWRELISVGLFSIMFLMWAAGPGTVGPLRWPARVLPMVAVGLLILVCVLLGRFGTVRDVRARVIAAAVLVGLLFVRTFSADPHDVGWHLLSVLVVGAVGALAVWLGVRRGTAAAALVAIVAMFPIAYWQVSSVQPTPMGWNLPVHRAEAEAAFPKFDGVTIQLGDRALIQPGERTLEGAYGSLVFGNYAKDVRRDYVNGYTPNGHFWFGDMLCMRWDSSVCPDAFRRLFTPEPSTGRPPVDLMKLDRVVLQRALFPDAGNQPPPPGWKWADYPGHERYIRVLERENGPVSTSGGRISDAQGVQAVSLSESDRSSRARVSSPDGGRVVFARLNWPGYHATLDGRELSIAQVSKSFVAVDIPAGTANATLDVTWEPPGWRIGAAGAVGGLLVLILMQVLYLRTRRRDTASAVPEPEAAEPVS; encoded by the coding sequence GTGATTGTCGGATATGTCGCGGTGCTGCTGGCCAACGCACGACATTTCTACACCGATGACACCGAGTCGCAGTACACGGGCCTGTGGCTGATGATGGGCCGGCATCTGCGTGACGGACATCTGCCGCTGATGGCGCCCGAGCAGTGGATGACCGGCAACTACACGATGGAAGAGGCGGGGCTGTTCAACCCGCCGCAACTGCTGATCGATCTGATCGCGCCCTCGATCGACAACCTCGCGCTGCTGGCGACCGTGGTGAAACTGGTCTTCGCGATCATCGCCGCACTCGGGGTGTACCGGATCTGCCTGGTCTACGGCAGCCGCGCGTCGTGGGCGGCGGTGGCGGGCATCGCCTTTCCGCTGTCGGGCTGGTTCCTGTTCTTCGACGAGGCCAGCTGGGTCACCTCGCTGACCGGAATCGCGTGGATGCTGCACGCCTGGGCGAGTGCGGTCCGGTACGCGCGCGGGCCCGCCGGAGATCGCTCCCGGTACGGCGCGGGCGCCTTCGGCTGCGGTCCGATACCGCTGTTCGTCTTCCTGTACCTGGCGATCTCGGTCGAATACGTCTTCCCGGCCGTAGAGGCCGTGCTCATGCTGGCGGCCGTGGCGGTGGGCGAACTCGTCGTGCTGCGGGCCTGGCGTCCGGTCGTGCGGCTGGCGGTGGTCGCGGGCGCGGCCGGGCTGGCCGGTCTGATGACCTATCTGCCCGCCATGCTGTCGGCGACGGTGAGCTGGCGCGGCAACTCGCAGATCAACAACGACCGTTTCCTCACCGTGCCGTGGTCGGAGTCGCTGAACGCGAGCCTGCCGTCGGCGATGCCCGCGTTCACGTCGTGGTGGGGGTACGTGCAGCCGCTGCCGGTGACCTATATCGCCTGGTTCCTGATTCCCGCACTGGCGTTCGTGGACTGGGATCGGGCGCGGCGGGCGTGGCGCGAACTGATCAGCGTCGGCCTGTTCTCGATCATGTTCCTGATGTGGGCGGCCGGGCCCGGAACCGTCGGCCCGCTGCGCTGGCCCGCCCGGGTGCTGCCGATGGTCGCGGTCGGCCTGCTGATCCTGGTGTGTGTGCTGCTGGGCCGGTTCGGCACGGTGCGCGATGTCCGCGCACGCGTGATCGCGGCCGCGGTGCTCGTCGGATTGCTGTTCGTGCGAACGTTTTCCGCCGATCCGCACGATGTCGGGTGGCATCTGCTGTCGGTGCTCGTGGTGGGCGCCGTGGGTGCTCTGGCGGTATGGCTGGGGGTGCGCCGCGGTACGGCCGCCGCCGCGCTGGTGGCGATCGTGGCGATGTTCCCGATCGCGTACTGGCAGGTGAGTTCGGTACAGCCGACGCCGATGGGCTGGAATCTGCCGGTTCATCGCGCGGAGGCGGAGGCCGCCTTCCCGAAGTTCGACGGGGTGACCATCCAGCTCGGCGACCGTGCGTTGATCCAGCCCGGGGAGCGCACTCTCGAGGGCGCCTACGGTTCGCTGGTATTCGGCAACTACGCCAAGGACGTCCGGCGCGACTACGTGAACGGGTACACGCCGAACGGACACTTCTGGTTCGGTGACATGCTCTGCATGCGCTGGGATTCCAGCGTGTGCCCGGATGCGTTCCGGCGCCTGTTCACTCCCGAACCGAGCACCGGCCGCCCGCCGGTGGACCTGATGAAACTCGACCGGGTGGTGCTGCAGCGGGCGCTGTTCCCCGACGCCGGGAACCAGCCGCCTCCGCCGGGATGGAAGTGGGCGGACTACCCGGGCCACGAACGCTACATCCGGGTGCTCGAACGGGAGAACGGGCCGGTGTCCACCTCCGGCGGCCGGATCTCGGATGCGCAAGGCGTGCAGGCGGTCTCGCTGTCGGAGTCCGATCGGAGCAGCCGGGCGCGGGTGAGCTCGCCCGACGGCGGGCGGGTGGTGTTCGCACGGCTGAACTGGCCCGGCTATCACGCCACCCTCGACGGGCGGGAACTGTCGATCGCGCAGGTGTCGAAATCCTTCGTCGCCGTGGACATTCCGGCCGGTACCGCCAACGCCACCCTGGATGTGACCTGGGAGCCGCCGGGCTGGCGGATCGGCGCCGCGGGCGCGGTCGGCGGCCTGCTGGTCCTGATCCTGATGCAGGTGCTGTACCTGCGCACCCGGCGCCGGGACACGGCGTCCGCGGTGCCGGAACCGGAAGCGGCGGAACCGGTTTCGTGA
- a CDS encoding GtrA family protein → MSVGAEEPAAAAPEQPGLLLRVIRRQEIAFAAVGAANTLLGMAATIAWLKVLPESWPPAVAVALAYCLSIVFAFFAHRNLVFRVRGHLLRDFLRFVAVNSGGLVLNMAGVQLAVGILDLPETPATVVVMGLVAIASYFGHRYISFRRAAEPATGSGG, encoded by the coding sequence GTGAGCGTCGGCGCGGAGGAACCGGCCGCGGCGGCACCGGAACAGCCCGGACTGCTGCTGCGGGTGATCCGGCGGCAGGAGATCGCCTTCGCCGCCGTCGGCGCGGCCAACACCCTGCTCGGCATGGCCGCCACGATCGCGTGGCTGAAGGTCCTGCCCGAGAGCTGGCCGCCCGCGGTCGCGGTGGCGCTGGCCTACTGCCTCAGCATCGTGTTCGCGTTCTTCGCGCACCGGAACCTGGTCTTCCGGGTGCGTGGTCACCTGCTCCGGGACTTCCTGCGGTTCGTGGCGGTCAACTCCGGCGGACTGGTCCTGAACATGGCCGGAGTACAGCTGGCCGTGGGGATCCTGGACCTGCCCGAGACCCCGGCCACTGTGGTCGTCATGGGCCTGGTCGCGATCGCGAGCTACTTCGGCCATCGCTACATCTCGTTCCGGCGGGCGGCGGAACCGGCCACCGGATCCGGCGGGTAG
- a CDS encoding Trm112 family protein, whose product MAEQTLDPTLLSLLACPQDKGPLSLVRDADGNSVLYNPRLRLAYPIDNGIPVLLVDEAREVSDTEHEAFAAQG is encoded by the coding sequence ATGGCGGAGCAAACCCTGGACCCGACATTGTTGAGCCTGCTGGCCTGCCCGCAGGACAAGGGCCCGTTGTCGCTGGTGCGCGATGCGGACGGCAACAGCGTGCTGTACAATCCGCGCCTGCGCCTCGCCTACCCGATCGACAACGGCATTCCCGTTCTGCTGGTCGACGAGGCCCGCGAGGTGAGCGACACCGAGCACGAGGCGTTCGCCGCGCAGGGCTGA
- a CDS encoding TetR/AcrR family transcriptional regulator, with protein MSERTGRRAGESGTREAILDAARSRFAEVGFDKASIRSIAGAAGVDPALVHHYFGTKQRLFSAALNLPIDPEAIRAPIRAAASEDLGETVVRTVVGAWDSSIGEHAVAAFRGILAGGDAALARSFLLEVALKDVREKVDSPPGTGTTRVVLAVSQMIGLLVARKILRVEPVASMPLDDLAALAGPTIQRYLTGDLPG; from the coding sequence GTGAGCGAGCGGACCGGGCGGCGGGCCGGTGAATCCGGTACGCGCGAGGCGATTCTCGACGCCGCGCGCAGCCGCTTCGCCGAGGTGGGCTTCGACAAGGCGTCGATCCGCTCGATCGCGGGCGCGGCCGGGGTCGATCCGGCACTGGTGCACCATTACTTCGGCACCAAACAGCGATTGTTCTCCGCCGCACTGAATCTGCCCATCGACCCGGAGGCGATCCGCGCGCCGATCCGCGCCGCGGCGTCCGAGGATCTCGGGGAAACGGTGGTGCGCACGGTGGTCGGCGCCTGGGACTCCTCGATCGGCGAGCACGCGGTCGCGGCCTTCCGGGGCATCCTCGCCGGTGGCGATGCGGCACTGGCGCGTAGTTTCCTGCTCGAGGTCGCGCTGAAGGATGTCCGGGAGAAGGTCGATTCACCGCCGGGCACCGGAACCACGCGGGTGGTGCTGGCCGTCTCGCAGATGATCGGACTGCTGGTGGCCCGCAAGATCCTGCGGGTCGAGCCGGTCGCGTCCATGCCGCTCGACGATCTGGCCGCGCTGGCGGGACCGACCATCCAGCGCTATCTCACCGGTGACCTGCCCGGGTGA
- a CDS encoding ABC transporter permease has product MTYPLRCYTATSARILRQLRADRRTVAMLLLVPTLLLALLYFVYHDTPSMPGVPTLFDRVGISMLGILPFIVMFLITAIAMQRERTSGTLERLMTTPLSKLDLLGGYGTAFSIAAAAQAGLACLVAFWLLGLNAAGSAWLVLLIAVVDAVLGVALGLLASAFARTEFQAVQFMPLVVGPQFFLCGLLVPRDQLPRWLEIISDVLPLSYAVDALQEVSRHPGATAAMWRDLGIVAGFAAVALALGAATLRRRTA; this is encoded by the coding sequence ATGACCTATCCACTGCGCTGCTACACCGCGACCTCCGCGCGCATCCTGCGTCAGCTGCGCGCCGATCGCCGCACCGTGGCCATGCTCCTGCTGGTGCCGACACTGCTGCTGGCGCTGCTCTACTTCGTCTACCACGACACTCCGTCGATGCCCGGCGTGCCGACGCTGTTCGACCGGGTCGGGATCAGCATGCTGGGGATCCTGCCGTTCATCGTGATGTTCCTGATCACCGCGATCGCCATGCAGCGCGAACGGACCTCGGGCACGCTGGAACGCCTGATGACCACACCGCTGTCGAAGCTCGATCTGCTGGGCGGATACGGCACCGCGTTCTCGATCGCGGCCGCGGCGCAGGCGGGCCTGGCCTGCCTGGTCGCGTTCTGGCTGCTGGGACTGAACGCCGCGGGCAGTGCGTGGCTGGTGCTGCTGATCGCGGTCGTCGACGCCGTTCTCGGCGTGGCCCTCGGTCTGCTGGCGAGTGCGTTCGCCCGCACCGAATTCCAGGCCGTGCAGTTCATGCCGCTGGTGGTCGGCCCGCAGTTCTTCCTGTGCGGGCTGCTGGTGCCCCGCGATCAGCTGCCGCGCTGGCTCGAGATCATCAGCGATGTGCTGCCGCTCAGTTACGCCGTCGACGCGCTGCAGGAGGTGTCGCGCCATCCCGGCGCCACCGCGGCGATGTGGCGGGATCTGGGTATCGTCGCCGGATTCGCCGCTGTCGCACTGGCTTTGGGCGCCGCCACGTTACGGCGGCGTACGGCATGA
- a CDS encoding ABC transporter ATP-binding protein, whose product MAEPDPAITVEHLRVRRGGREVLHDISLTVPSGSITGLLGPSGCGKTTLMRSFVGTQLVEAGSVRVLGEQAGSRGLRARVGYVTQAPSIYDDLTVHDNVSYFAALYGRDTAAVRSAVDQVGLGDHLRHRGNQLSGGQRTRVSLACALVADPELLVLDEPTVGLDPVLRADLWKQFHDLAAQGRTLVVSSHVMDEAEHCDRLLLMRDGHLLAQLTPDQLRADTGETSLENAFLALITMGQPR is encoded by the coding sequence GTGGCGGAACCGGATCCCGCGATCACCGTGGAGCATCTGCGGGTGCGACGCGGCGGACGCGAAGTGCTGCACGATATTTCGCTGACCGTGCCGAGCGGCAGCATCACCGGCCTGCTCGGTCCCTCGGGGTGCGGGAAGACCACCTTGATGCGCAGCTTCGTCGGCACCCAGCTGGTCGAGGCCGGAAGTGTGCGGGTGCTCGGTGAGCAGGCGGGCAGCCGCGGGCTGCGTGCCCGCGTCGGCTATGTCACGCAGGCGCCGAGTATCTACGACGATCTCACGGTGCACGACAACGTCTCCTACTTCGCCGCGCTCTACGGGCGCGATACCGCGGCGGTGCGTTCGGCGGTCGACCAGGTCGGATTGGGAGATCATCTGCGCCACCGGGGAAATCAGCTTTCCGGCGGGCAGCGCACCCGGGTCTCGCTGGCCTGCGCGCTGGTCGCCGACCCGGAGTTGCTGGTCCTCGACGAGCCGACCGTCGGGCTGGATCCGGTGTTGCGCGCGGACCTGTGGAAACAGTTCCACGATCTCGCCGCGCAAGGCCGCACGCTGGTGGTGTCGAGCCATGTGATGGACGAGGCCGAGCACTGCGATCGGCTGCTGCTGATGCGCGACGGCCATCTGCTGGCCCAGCTCACCCCCGATCAGCTGCGTGCCGACACCGGCGAAACCAGTTTGGAGAACGCCTTTCTCGCCCTGATCACGATGGGACAGCCGCGATGA
- a CDS encoding DsbA family oxidoreductase, which produces MAVQVEIWTDVNCPFCYLGKRRFEQALAGFDHRDQVRVVHRSFELDPSLPAEHSGPVVEHIAEKYGISPAQAAANERGIAAQAREAGLAYRTEGRDFGSSFDMHRLLHYALAQGRQDELLDALYRANFAEERPLFGDRERLAEVAVAAGFDAVEVGAVLDDPEAYADDVRSDEQTAAQLGARGVPFFVFDRTYGVSGAQPPEVFAQALEKAWADQAPAMQVLGDGDACGPDGCALPTAPDTAAR; this is translated from the coding sequence ATGGCCGTACAGGTCGAAATCTGGACCGATGTCAACTGTCCTTTCTGCTATCTGGGCAAGCGGCGCTTCGAGCAGGCGCTGGCGGGATTCGACCATCGCGATCAGGTGCGGGTGGTGCATCGGTCGTTCGAATTGGATCCGTCACTGCCCGCGGAGCACAGCGGTCCGGTGGTCGAGCACATCGCGGAGAAGTACGGGATCAGCCCGGCGCAGGCGGCGGCGAACGAGCGCGGTATCGCGGCGCAGGCGCGGGAGGCCGGGCTGGCGTACCGGACCGAGGGGCGGGATTTCGGCAGCAGCTTCGATATGCACCGGCTGTTGCACTACGCGCTGGCGCAGGGCCGCCAGGATGAACTGCTCGACGCGCTGTATCGGGCCAATTTCGCCGAGGAACGCCCGCTGTTCGGCGACCGGGAACGGCTGGCCGAAGTGGCGGTGGCGGCGGGGTTCGACGCCGTCGAGGTCGGTGCCGTCCTCGACGATCCCGAGGCCTACGCCGATGATGTCCGTTCCGACGAGCAGACAGCTGCCCAGCTGGGCGCGCGGGGCGTACCCTTCTTCGTCTTCGACCGGACCTATGGAGTCTCGGGAGCACAGCCGCCGGAGGTGTTCGCTCAGGCGCTCGAGAAGGCGTGGGCCGACCAGGCTCCGGCGATGCAGGTACTCGGTGACGGCGATGCCTGCGGCCCGGACGGCTGTGCACTCCCCACCGCCCCGGATACCGCCGCGCGCTGA